One genomic window of Gossypium hirsutum isolate 1008001.06 chromosome D11, Gossypium_hirsutum_v2.1, whole genome shotgun sequence includes the following:
- the LOC107913065 gene encoding cytochrome P450 90B1 isoform X1: MPDSEPIFLLLPSILSLILFFILIKRKQRRYNLPPGNMGWPFLGESIGYLRPYSATSVGEFMHQHISRYGNIYKSNLFGEKTIVSADAGLNKFILQNEGRLFECSYPRSIGGILGKWSMLVLVGDMHRDMRIISLNFLSNARLRTHLLREVEKHTLLVLNTWKEKCIFSAQDEAKKFTFNLMAKNIMSMDPGHPETEQLKKEYVTFMKGVVSAPLNLPGTAYRKALQSRSTILKFIEKKMEVRIRKMKEGKENLEEDDLLEWVLKHSNLSTEQILDLILSLLFAGHETSSVAITLAIYFLPGCPLAIQQLREEHLEIARAKNQSGETELNWDDYKKMEFTQCVINETLRLGNVVRFLHRKALKDVRYKGYDIPCGWKVLPVIAAVHLDPCLFDRPQLFNPWRWQQNNGSRGAGTTTSSASSSNYFMPFGGGPRLCAGTELAKLEMAVFIHHLVLNYQWELADTDEAFAFPFVDFPKGLPIRVFKS; the protein is encoded by the exons ATGCCTGACTCAGAGCCTATTTTCTTGCTTCTTCCATCTATTTTATCTTTGATTCTGTTCTTCATTCTCATCAAGAGAAAGCAAAGAAGGTATAATCTTCCACCAGGGAACATGGGGTGGCCTTTTCTCGGCGAATCAATCGGTTACTTGAGGCCTTACTCTGCTACTTCAGTAGGTGAATTCATGCACCAGCATATATCAAG GTATGGGAATATCTACAAATCgaatttgtttggtgagaagacAATAGTGTCTGCAGATGCTGGGTTGAACAAGTTCATATTACAAAACGAAGGGAGATTATTCGAGTGCAGTTACCCGAGAAGCATTGGTGGCATTCTTGGGAAATGGTCGATGTTGGTTTTGGTTGGGGATATGCATAGAGACATGAGGATTATATCACTCAACTTCTTGAGCAACGCCAGGCTGAGGACTCATCTTTTGAGAGAAGTGGAGAAGCATACTTTGCTTGTTCTAAATACTTGGAAAGAGAAGTGCATATTTTCAGCTCAGGATGAAGCaaaaaag TTCACTTTCAATTTGATGGCAAAAAATATCATGAGCATGGACCCTGGACATCCAGAGACGGAGCAGCTGAAGAAAGAATATGTTACTTTCATGAAAGGAGTCGTTTCTGCTCCTTTAAATTTACCTGGAACTGCATACAGAAAAGCTTTACAA TCTCGATCAACAATTCtgaaatttattgaaaagaaaatggAAGTAAGGATaaggaaaatgaaggaaggaaaagaaaactTAGAGGAAGATGATCTTCTTGAATGGGTCTTAAAGCATTCTAATCTTTCCACAGAGCAAATCCTTGACTTGATTTTGAGCTTGCTTTTTGCTGGACATGAGACTTCCTCGGTAGCCATAACCTTAGCCATCTACTTCTTGCCAGGTTGTCCTTTGGCCATTCAACAGTTGAGA GAAGAACACCTTGAAATTGCCAGAGCCAAGAACCAATCAGGAGAGACTGAACTCAACTGGGATGATTACAAGAAAATGGAGTTCACTCAATGT gTTATTAACGAGACACTTAGGCTTGGTAATGTCGTCAGATTTCTCCACAGAAAAGCTCTCAAAGATGTTAGATATAAAG GTTATGATATTCCATGTGGGTGGAAAGTGCTTCCAGTGATTGCAGCAGTGCACTTGGATCCCTGTCTTTTTGACCGCCCTCAACTCTTCAATCCATGGCGATGGCAG CAAAATAATGGAAGTCGAGGGGCGGGGACGACAACGTCATCAGCGAGCAGCAGCAATTACTTCATGCCATTCGGGGGAGGACCACGGCTATGTGCAGGAACAGAACTGGCTAAACTGGAAATGGCGGTGTTCATCCACCATTTGGTCCTCAACTACCAATGGGAGTTAGCCGATACGGATGAAGCCTTTGCTTTCCCTTTTGTCGACTTCCCTAAAGGCCTACCCATCAGAGTCTTCAAATCTTAA
- the LOC107913065 gene encoding cytochrome P450 90B1 isoform X2 — translation MPDSEPIFLLLPSILSLILFFILIKRKQRRYNLPPGNMGWPFLGESIGYLRPYSATSVGEFMHQHISRYGNIYKSNLFGEKTIVSADAGLNKFILQNEGRLFECSYPRSIGGILGKWSMLVLVGDMHRDMRIISLNFLSNARLRTHLLREVEKHTLLVLNTWKEKCIFSAQDEAKKFTFNLMAKNIMSMDPGHPETEQLKKEYVTFMKGVVSAPLNLPGTAYRKALQSRSTILKFIEKKMEVRIRKMKEGKENLEEDDLLEWVLKHSNLSTEQILDLILSLLFAGHETSSVAITLAIYFLPGCPLAIQQLREEHLEIARAKNQSGETELNWDDYKKMEFTQCVINETLRLGNVVRFLHRKALKDVRYKGYDIPCGWKVLPVIAAVHLDPCLFDRPQLFNPWRWQKFNF, via the exons ATGCCTGACTCAGAGCCTATTTTCTTGCTTCTTCCATCTATTTTATCTTTGATTCTGTTCTTCATTCTCATCAAGAGAAAGCAAAGAAGGTATAATCTTCCACCAGGGAACATGGGGTGGCCTTTTCTCGGCGAATCAATCGGTTACTTGAGGCCTTACTCTGCTACTTCAGTAGGTGAATTCATGCACCAGCATATATCAAG GTATGGGAATATCTACAAATCgaatttgtttggtgagaagacAATAGTGTCTGCAGATGCTGGGTTGAACAAGTTCATATTACAAAACGAAGGGAGATTATTCGAGTGCAGTTACCCGAGAAGCATTGGTGGCATTCTTGGGAAATGGTCGATGTTGGTTTTGGTTGGGGATATGCATAGAGACATGAGGATTATATCACTCAACTTCTTGAGCAACGCCAGGCTGAGGACTCATCTTTTGAGAGAAGTGGAGAAGCATACTTTGCTTGTTCTAAATACTTGGAAAGAGAAGTGCATATTTTCAGCTCAGGATGAAGCaaaaaag TTCACTTTCAATTTGATGGCAAAAAATATCATGAGCATGGACCCTGGACATCCAGAGACGGAGCAGCTGAAGAAAGAATATGTTACTTTCATGAAAGGAGTCGTTTCTGCTCCTTTAAATTTACCTGGAACTGCATACAGAAAAGCTTTACAA TCTCGATCAACAATTCtgaaatttattgaaaagaaaatggAAGTAAGGATaaggaaaatgaaggaaggaaaagaaaactTAGAGGAAGATGATCTTCTTGAATGGGTCTTAAAGCATTCTAATCTTTCCACAGAGCAAATCCTTGACTTGATTTTGAGCTTGCTTTTTGCTGGACATGAGACTTCCTCGGTAGCCATAACCTTAGCCATCTACTTCTTGCCAGGTTGTCCTTTGGCCATTCAACAGTTGAGA GAAGAACACCTTGAAATTGCCAGAGCCAAGAACCAATCAGGAGAGACTGAACTCAACTGGGATGATTACAAGAAAATGGAGTTCACTCAATGT gTTATTAACGAGACACTTAGGCTTGGTAATGTCGTCAGATTTCTCCACAGAAAAGCTCTCAAAGATGTTAGATATAAAG GTTATGATATTCCATGTGGGTGGAAAGTGCTTCCAGTGATTGCAGCAGTGCACTTGGATCCCTGTCTTTTTGACCGCCCTCAACTCTTCAATCCATGGCGATGGCAG aaatttaatttttag